TAGTTTCATGGACTGCCATTATATCTGGTTTTGTTAAAAGGGATGATTCTATATCTGCCCTCAGATTTTTCAAAGAAATGAGGATGATAAAGGAGGAAATAAACAACTTTACTGTTACTAGTGTACTTAATGCTTGTGCCAAACCTGATATGATTAAAGAGGCAATCCAAATTCATACCTGGATTTTGAAAACTGGATTCTATTTGGATCCAGTGGTGCAGGCTGCTTTAGTTAATGTGTATGCAAAATTACATGCTATTGATTTGTCAGAGTTGGTATTTAGAGAAATGGAAGACGTAAAGAACCCAGGTATATGGTCCATTATGATCTCTTCTTTGGCTCAGAATAAGAGCTCCCAAAGGGCAATTGAATTGTTGCAAATAATGCTCCAGGAGAGTCTGAGACCGGATAGCTTTTGTTTTTCTAGTGTCTTAAGTGTCATAGACTGCTTGAATTTAGGGAGGCAAATCCACGGCTACATTCTTAAAACCGGATTTGTCTTTGATCTTTCCGTTGGTAGTTCTCTTTTCACGATGTACTCTAAGTGTGGTAGTATAGAGGATTCTTACAAAGTCTTTGAGCATATTCCAGTCAGAGACAATATTTCATGGACATCTATGATCAGTGGTTTCACAGAGCATGGCTGCACAAATCAAGCTTTTGAGCTTTTTAGAAATATGCTGGCTGAAGGAACTAGACCTGATCAGATGATTTTTATTGCAATTCTGGCTGCATGTTCTGGTCTTCGTTCCTTAAAGAAAGGTAAGGAAATTCATGGGTATGTTTTCCGTGCTGGGATGGGCAGAGAAGCACTAGTTGGTGGTGCACTTGTCACTATGTATTCAAAATGTGCTGCTCTGAAGCTGGCAAGGAAAGTGTTTGACATGCTTCCTGAAAAAGATCAGGTTTCATGCTCATCCTTGGTTTCAGGATATGCACAAAATGGGCTACCTGAAGAGGCAGTATTTCTGTTTCATGAAATGTTAATGTCTAATTTCGCAACAGACTCATTCACTGTTTCATCTGTTCTTGGGGCTATTGCACTTTTAAACAGATTGGACATTGGGACTCAACTGCATGCCCATATCATAAAAATGGGCTTAGATTCAAATGTTTCAATCGGAAGTTCACTTGTTACAATGTATTCTAAATGTGGAAACATTGAGGATTGCGGTAAAGCATTTGATCAGGTTGATGAACCTGATTTAGTATGCTGGTCAGCAATGATTGCTAGCTATGCTCAGCATGGAAAAGGTGTAGAGGCTTTAAAAATGTACGAGCAAATGAGAAAACAAGGAATTAGACCTGATTCAGTGgcttttgttggggttttgtcTGCCTGCAGCCATGCCAATTTGGTTGAGGAAGGCTACTTCCATTTTAATTCAATGACCAAAGACTTTGGCATTAAGCCCAATAACCGTCATTATGCTTGTATGGTTGATCTCCTGGGTCGTTCAGGGAAATTGAAAGAGGCTGAAAAGTTAATTAAAA
This Manihot esculenta cultivar AM560-2 chromosome 6, M.esculenta_v8, whole genome shotgun sequence DNA region includes the following protein-coding sequences:
- the LOC110618284 gene encoding pentatricopeptide repeat-containing protein At1g74600, chloroplastic, which encodes MNSLINQNLQTKIVPISFTKFISSVSIIRTLSFHANKYEQQHPVPFLDPFQLLSNYTKSTHHAFKDTKIIHSHLLKTAVLHSDIVIANCLLNRYCNSGAMLYAVKLFDTIPLLNVISWNIMISGYIHNMLFEDSWRFFCSMHFSGFQPNDFTYGSAVSACAALQSPLLGELVYSLAIKNGFYANGYVRARMIDLFAKTSKLDDALKVFCDVSCENVVCWNSIICGAVRNGEYWVALDLFSQMCCKSLMPNSFTFSSILTACATLEEIEIGKGVQGWVIKCGKKDVFVGTAIVDMYAKCGDIGEAVKEFSRMPVHNVVSWTAIISGFVKRDDSISALRFFKEMRMIKEEINNFTVTSVLNACAKPDMIKEAIQIHTWILKTGFYLDPVVQAALVNVYAKLHAIDLSELVFREMEDVKNPGIWSIMISSLAQNKSSQRAIELLQIMLQESLRPDSFCFSSVLSVIDCLNLGRQIHGYILKTGFVFDLSVGSSLFTMYSKCGSIEDSYKVFEHIPVRDNISWTSMISGFTEHGCTNQAFELFRNMLAEGTRPDQMIFIAILAACSGLRSLKKGKEIHGYVFRAGMGREALVGGALVTMYSKCAALKLARKVFDMLPEKDQVSCSSLVSGYAQNGLPEEAVFLFHEMLMSNFATDSFTVSSVLGAIALLNRLDIGTQLHAHIIKMGLDSNVSIGSSLVTMYSKCGNIEDCGKAFDQVDEPDLVCWSAMIASYAQHGKGVEALKMYEQMRKQGIRPDSVAFVGVLSACSHANLVEEGYFHFNSMTKDFGIKPNNRHYACMVDLLGRSGKLKEAEKLIKSMPTEPDALLWATLLAACKLHGEVELGKIAAKMVMELNPSDDGAYVLLSNIYANVGQWEEVQQIRSRMKGAGVRKEAAWSFT